A DNA window from Tenuifilaceae bacterium CYCD contains the following coding sequences:
- a CDS encoding glucose-1-phosphate thymidylyltransferase, whose translation MERNYILFDDNRRENLLPLTFTRPVAEIRVGILTITEKWKYYLGKSCSFLTKNYLSEKYPLNTTETEFLLINGGICPDENLVKAIGKLNAGEALISENCVIAGVLRSTPKDHPCIADFYNTIIYNHSILQINNPWDIFKFNGEAIERDFELLTKNRKSEPIPSTNTVLNPSRVFIEKGARVECSILNAETGPIYIAKDAEIMEGSIVRGPFALGEHSALKMGAKIYGPTTVGPHSKVGGEVNNSVIFGYSNKAHDGFLGNSVIGEWCNLGADTNNSNLKNNYAEVKLWNYPRKSFIKTGLQFCGLIMGDHSKCGINTMFNTGTVVGVSANIFGSGFPRNFIPCFSWGGASGFSIYQPSKAFETAKIVMSRREIELTEIDKKILLEVFEQTNEFRNF comes from the coding sequence ATGGAACGGAACTACATACTTTTTGATGATAACAGAAGAGAGAATCTTCTTCCGCTTACTTTTACTCGTCCAGTAGCAGAAATTCGAGTTGGCATTTTAACAATCACCGAAAAGTGGAAATACTATTTGGGTAAAAGCTGCTCCTTTCTAACCAAAAACTACCTCTCCGAAAAGTACCCCTTGAATACAACTGAAACAGAGTTCCTGCTTATAAATGGAGGAATTTGTCCGGATGAGAATTTGGTTAAAGCAATTGGCAAATTAAATGCAGGTGAAGCACTAATATCTGAAAACTGTGTTATAGCAGGTGTCCTCAGATCCACACCAAAGGATCATCCTTGTATTGCTGATTTTTACAACACAATCATATACAACCACAGCATCCTTCAAATAAATAATCCATGGGATATTTTCAAGTTTAATGGCGAAGCCATTGAGCGCGACTTTGAACTTCTGACCAAAAACCGAAAGTCAGAACCAATACCTTCCACAAATACAGTCCTAAATCCATCTAGAGTTTTTATTGAAAAAGGAGCCCGAGTTGAATGTTCAATTCTTAACGCCGAAACAGGACCTATTTACATTGCAAAGGATGCGGAAATAATGGAAGGATCAATAGTTCGTGGACCATTTGCACTTGGCGAGCACTCTGCATTAAAAATGGGTGCTAAAATTTACGGTCCAACCACGGTTGGCCCTCACTCCAAAGTAGGCGGAGAGGTAAATAACAGTGTAATTTTTGGCTACTCCAATAAAGCACATGATGGATTTCTTGGCAACTCAGTAATTGGCGAATGGTGCAACCTAGGAGCCGACACCAACAATTCTAACCTCAAAAACAACTACGCCGAGGTTAAACTATGGAACTACCCAAGAAAGAGTTTCATTAAAACTGGGTTGCAGTTCTGCGGATTAATAATGGGCGACCATTCGAAATGCGGAATCAACACCATGTTTAACACAGGCACTGTAGTTGGTGTTAGCGCCAACATCTTTGGAAGTGGATTCCCCCGCAACTTTATCCCATGCTTCTCGTGGGGAGGAGCCAGCGGCTTTAGCATTTACCAACCAAGCAAAGCCTTTGAAACCGCAAAGATTGTGATGTCACGTAGAGAAATAGAACTAACCGAAATTGATAAAAAAATCTTGCTAGAAGTTTTTGAGCAAACCAATGAGTTCCGGAACTTTTAA
- a CDS encoding membrane protein, producing MDLFRSSNPALTDKAFGRYGSFTGSETMTYKGTMNKTLLMLALVVIGAAFTWKTFFESINPTSVYVWMLVGGIGGFITSLVVIFAPKTSPYSAPIYAFLEGLFLGGISAFFAANYNAGIVIQAVGLTFATFFLMLLAFRTGTIKATARFKAGVFAATGAIALMYFVSFILNLFGINIGFIHSSGTFGIIFSLIVVAVAALNLILDFDFIEKASSAGAPKYMEWYGAFGLMVTLIWLYIEFLKLLAKFSRR from the coding sequence ATGGATCTTTTTCGTTCTTCAAATCCTGCTTTAACCGACAAGGCATTTGGCAGGTATGGTTCATTTACGGGTTCCGAAACCATGACCTACAAAGGAACCATGAATAAAACTTTACTGATGTTGGCACTTGTAGTAATAGGTGCAGCTTTTACTTGGAAAACTTTTTTTGAGAGTATAAACCCAACTAGCGTTTACGTTTGGATGTTGGTTGGTGGAATTGGTGGATTCATAACATCGTTGGTTGTTATTTTCGCACCCAAAACATCACCTTACTCGGCTCCAATCTATGCGTTTCTGGAAGGATTGTTCCTAGGGGGAATTTCTGCTTTTTTTGCCGCCAATTACAATGCAGGCATTGTAATTCAGGCTGTTGGATTAACCTTTGCAACATTCTTCTTAATGCTCCTAGCATTCAGAACTGGAACCATCAAGGCTACCGCTCGCTTTAAGGCTGGAGTTTTTGCCGCAACAGGAGCAATCGCTCTTATGTACTTTGTATCCTTTATTCTAAACCTTTTTGGCATTAATATCGGATTTATACATAGCAGCGGAACATTCGGAATTATCTTTAGCCTTATAGTTGTTGCCGTTGCAGCGCTAAATTTAATACTCGATTTCGATTTTATTGAAAAAGCATCTTCAGCGGGTGCTCCAAAATATATGGAATGGTACGGCGCTTTCGGATTAATGGTAACATTAATATGGCTTTACATTGAGTTCCTAAAACTATTGGCTAAGTTCTCCCGTCGATAA
- the rpmE gene encoding 50S ribosomal protein L31, giving the protein MKEGIHPQSYRLVAFKDMSNEHVFITKSAVNTKDTITVDGVEYPLVKVEISNTSHPFYTGKMKLVDTAGRVDKFMNRYKKHMDNKK; this is encoded by the coding sequence ATGAAAGAGGGAATCCATCCACAAAGTTATCGACTGGTGGCATTCAAGGACATGTCGAACGAGCATGTTTTTATCACCAAGTCGGCAGTTAATACCAAAGATACTATCACTGTTGACGGTGTAGAGTATCCATTGGTAAAGGTCGAAATCTCTAATACTTCGCACCCATTCTATACAGGTAAAATGAAACTTGTTGACACCGCTGGTCGCGTTGATAAGTTCATGAACCGTTACAAAAAGCACATGGACAATAAGAAGTAA
- a CDS encoding isochorismatase, with product MKNLILLISITLLSIVAKAESDTSKVALLVVDIQDFYFAGGKSELVNPLPAAMNAAKLVAEFRAKGWPVIFIKHQSQDQDQIHESVMPMEGEPVFTKTAVNSFVGTPLRDYLIDHKVSKLVVCGMQTHMCVEAVVRAGTDYGYQVTLVHDACATKNLKWGDEIIPAKMVHLSTLATLRSYANVLSTDEYLESIKK from the coding sequence ATGAAAAACTTGATATTACTGATTTCAATCACATTGTTGAGCATTGTTGCTAAGGCCGAGTCCGACACATCGAAAGTTGCCTTGCTGGTTGTGGATATCCAAGATTTTTATTTTGCGGGAGGAAAATCCGAGTTGGTTAATCCATTGCCAGCGGCAATGAATGCAGCAAAACTTGTGGCTGAATTTAGGGCAAAAGGTTGGCCGGTTATATTTATCAAGCACCAATCTCAGGATCAAGATCAAATTCATGAGTCTGTTATGCCAATGGAAGGTGAGCCAGTTTTTACAAAGACCGCGGTTAATTCGTTTGTTGGAACGCCTTTGCGGGACTATTTGATTGACCATAAGGTGTCAAAGCTGGTGGTTTGTGGAATGCAAACCCACATGTGTGTTGAGGCAGTTGTTAGAGCCGGCACCGATTATGGCTATCAGGTAACATTGGTCCACGATGCTTGTGCAACAAAGAATTTGAAATGGGGTGATGAGATTATCCCCGCAAAAATGGTTCACCTATCAACTCTGGCAACTTTGCGAAGCTATGCCAATGTATTAAGTACGGATGAATATCTAGAAAGCATTAAAAAATAA
- a CDS encoding Fis family transcriptional regulator, which translates to MSKILVIDDEKAIRNTLKEILEFENHTVDLAEDGVIGIEMFSNGGYDIVLCDIKMPQMDGIEVLDKLQEQSSDTPVIMISGHGNIDTAVEAIKKGAYDFIEKPLDLNRLLITIRNATDKTTLIQETKVLKRKVNKAYDIVGESPAISKVKDMIERVAPTEARVLITGPNGTGKELVARWLHDKSNRAAMPFVEVNCAAIPSELIESELFGHEKGAFTSAIKQRKGKFEQADGGTLFLDEIGDMSLSAQAKVLRALQENKISRVGSDKDINVNVRIIAATNKNLTKEIELGNFREDLFHRLSVIIIHVPALSERLEDIPMLSEHFNELICTEYGIQPKTIKPDAIEELKKLKWTGNIRELRNVIERLIILSDKEITSKDVKAFAGPAF; encoded by the coding sequence ATGTCCAAAATACTAGTAATTGACGATGAAAAAGCCATCCGCAATACGCTGAAGGAAATATTGGAATTTGAGAATCACACAGTAGATCTAGCCGAAGATGGGGTTATTGGCATTGAAATGTTTTCCAATGGCGGCTACGATATTGTTCTTTGCGACATTAAGATGCCTCAAATGGATGGCATAGAGGTTTTGGACAAACTACAGGAGCAATCGAGCGACACCCCAGTGATAATGATATCGGGCCACGGTAATATTGATACAGCCGTTGAAGCCATAAAAAAAGGCGCTTACGACTTCATTGAGAAGCCACTCGATTTAAACCGTCTTTTAATCACAATCCGTAATGCAACCGATAAAACAACACTCATTCAGGAGACCAAAGTTCTAAAACGCAAGGTAAACAAGGCTTACGACATTGTTGGAGAATCGCCTGCAATTAGTAAGGTTAAGGATATGATTGAACGGGTTGCTCCAACCGAGGCTCGTGTCCTGATAACTGGCCCTAATGGAACCGGTAAAGAACTGGTTGCACGCTGGTTACACGATAAGAGCAACCGTGCCGCAATGCCTTTTGTAGAAGTTAACTGCGCAGCAATTCCTTCGGAATTAATTGAAAGTGAACTATTCGGACACGAAAAAGGAGCGTTTACGTCGGCCATTAAGCAGCGCAAAGGCAAATTCGAGCAAGCCGATGGTGGCACACTTTTCCTTGACGAAATTGGCGATATGAGTCTTAGCGCACAGGCAAAGGTTTTACGTGCATTACAGGAGAACAAAATTAGTAGGGTTGGCAGCGATAAGGATATAAACGTTAACGTCAGAATCATTGCTGCCACTAATAAAAATTTGACCAAGGAGATTGAACTCGGAAATTTCAGGGAGGACCTCTTCCACAGACTCAGCGTAATTATAATCCATGTTCCTGCTTTAAGCGAAAGGCTCGAGGATATCCCTATGCTCTCCGAGCATTTTAACGAGTTGATATGCACGGAGTATGGAATTCAGCCAAAAACAATTAAACCCGACGCGATTGAGGAACTAAAGAAGTTAAAATGGACTGGCAACATCCGCGAGTTAAGGAACGTAATTGAGCGATTAATTATTCTAAGCGACAAGGAAATAACCAGCAAAGATGTAAAGGCATTTGCTGGCCCAGCATTCTAA
- a CDS encoding phosphohydrolase produces the protein MVELKKQLYKTVEHHCEGDSTGHDWWHIYRVVKLALSIAEQENANLELVEIAALMHDLDDWKLSTKHGDHPNARKLLTDHGFDQPSIEKVIEIIEQVSFKGAGVDTTPTSIEAMIVQDADRLDAIGAIGVARAFAFGGSKGRPIYTPDFEPQMHNSFEEYKQSNGHTINHFYEKLLLLKDRLNTKTAKEIAVERHKFMQLFLDQFYKEWNV, from the coding sequence ATGGTAGAACTGAAAAAACAATTGTACAAAACTGTTGAGCATCACTGCGAGGGCGACTCAACTGGTCACGATTGGTGGCATATTTACAGGGTGGTTAAACTTGCACTTAGTATAGCAGAACAAGAAAATGCCAACCTTGAACTGGTTGAGATTGCTGCGCTTATGCACGATTTAGACGATTGGAAACTATCAACCAAACATGGAGATCATCCTAATGCTCGAAAATTGCTTACCGATCATGGATTTGATCAGCCCTCGATTGAAAAGGTGATCGAAATAATTGAGCAGGTTTCGTTTAAAGGCGCTGGGGTTGATACAACTCCTACAAGCATTGAGGCCATGATTGTTCAAGATGCCGATAGACTCGATGCTATTGGCGCAATTGGAGTTGCCCGTGCATTTGCATTTGGGGGATCAAAGGGCCGCCCCATTTACACTCCCGATTTTGAACCGCAGATGCATAACTCATTTGAGGAGTATAAGCAGTCCAACGGGCATACAATCAATCACTTTTACGAGAAACTTCTACTCCTAAAGGATAGGCTAAATACCAAAACCGCCAAGGAAATTGCTGTTGAACGCCATAAGTTTATGCAACTATTCCTGGATCAATTCTACAAGGAATGGAATGTATAA
- a CDS encoding peptidase produces the protein MTTLEKVLEIKTQIRHRMNGEVADNMRREGVIYKVNYGVSIPELQQIAKGFKGDHELAIELYNEEIRECKIIASMIDDPALVTGEQIDDWSNEFDNPEIVEQVCGNLIWKSEFALSRSIEWSLTNDEFLQKAGLTIIARKASDTTIKDSIFEPYIGIIENMSETISEITQNAANFALREIAKRNQHLKELVLKAAQTLTESENEIAAWVGNEIIFEFTDDNSENSDEMS, from the coding sequence ATGACAACCCTTGAGAAAGTTCTTGAAATCAAAACCCAAATCAGGCATAGGATGAATGGCGAGGTTGCCGACAATATGCGTCGCGAAGGGGTTATTTACAAGGTAAACTACGGCGTATCTATCCCCGAACTGCAACAGATAGCCAAAGGATTCAAGGGCGACCACGAACTTGCTATTGAACTTTACAACGAGGAAATCCGCGAGTGTAAAATCATCGCATCAATGATTGACGACCCCGCGTTGGTTACTGGCGAGCAAATTGACGACTGGTCCAACGAGTTCGACAACCCTGAGATTGTGGAGCAGGTTTGCGGAAACTTAATCTGGAAATCGGAATTTGCACTTTCGCGCAGCATAGAGTGGAGTCTTACTAACGATGAGTTTTTACAAAAAGCGGGCTTAACAATAATTGCCCGCAAGGCATCCGATACAACAATCAAGGACAGCATTTTCGAACCATACATTGGCATTATCGAAAACATGTCCGAAACAATATCCGAGATCACCCAAAACGCCGCAAACTTTGCGCTTAGGGAGATTGCAAAAAGGAATCAGCATTTAAAGGAACTCGTGCTTAAAGCAGCGCAAACACTAACCGAATCGGAAAATGAGATTGCTGCTTGGGTTGGCAATGAGATCATATTTGAATTCACTGATGACAACTCCGAAAATTCTGACGAAATGTCATAA
- the natA gene encoding ABC transporter ATP-binding protein, with protein MNLLETHGIEKRYSSHLALDDVSILVPKGSIYGLLGPNGAGKTTLIRIINQITGPDKGEVLFEGRKLDANDIYRIGYLPEERGLYKKMKVGEQAMFLAQLKGLSRNDAMKRLKYWFEKFEIQGWWDKKIEELSKGMAQKVQFMVTVIHEPELLIFDEPFSGFDPINAQLIKDEILELKKKGTTIIFSTHNMSSVEELCDHITLINKSKNILSGQIDEVRMNYGSNVFEIGYRGNYDAIASNLVGMFEIISNNIENSVPKLQVKVSNPSESNKLLQNIIPHAEVVSFNPVVPSMHDIFIKVVSEYNKTHGLSNN; from the coding sequence ATGAATTTATTAGAAACACACGGTATTGAAAAACGTTACTCGAGCCATTTAGCGCTCGACGATGTTAGCATCTTGGTTCCAAAAGGATCTATCTACGGCCTTTTAGGACCGAATGGTGCTGGAAAAACAACACTAATTAGAATAATAAACCAAATAACTGGCCCCGATAAGGGCGAGGTTCTTTTTGAGGGACGAAAATTAGATGCCAACGATATTTACCGTATTGGTTATTTACCCGAAGAACGCGGACTATACAAAAAGATGAAGGTTGGCGAGCAGGCTATGTTTCTTGCACAACTCAAGGGTTTGAGCAGAAACGATGCAATGAAACGTCTAAAGTATTGGTTCGAAAAATTTGAAATACAAGGTTGGTGGGATAAAAAAATTGAGGAGCTATCAAAAGGTATGGCACAAAAGGTTCAGTTTATGGTTACCGTTATACACGAACCCGAATTACTGATCTTCGATGAACCCTTCAGCGGCTTCGACCCAATCAATGCTCAACTAATAAAGGATGAGATCCTTGAACTAAAGAAAAAGGGAACAACCATCATTTTCTCAACCCACAATATGTCATCGGTTGAAGAACTTTGCGATCATATTACCCTTATCAACAAATCGAAGAATATTTTAAGCGGACAGATTGACGAGGTTAGGATGAATTACGGTAGCAACGTATTCGAGATTGGATACCGTGGAAACTACGACGCTATTGCAAGCAACCTTGTCGGAATGTTCGAAATTATCAGCAACAACATCGAAAATTCTGTTCCTAAACTTCAGGTTAAAGTATCAAACCCATCGGAAAGCAATAAGTTGCTGCAAAACATCATTCCTCACGCTGAGGTTGTATCGTTCAACCCTGTTGTGCCAAGCATGCACGATATATTTATTAAAGTGGTTAGCGAGTACAACAAAACTCATGGTTTGTCCAACAACTAA
- the lon gene encoding Lon protease produces the protein MSKKYSIQVLNQLMSDINDSEVNFIPILADESAPEVKSSDIPDVIPIMALRNTTLFPGVVMPITVGREKSINLIKSLPSKKKIIGVISQIDAKVEDPEPSDLYKIGTIAHVLKVLELPDGNTSVILQGISRFEAIDYLNDTPFFMARINVLSDILPDDNDKEFKAIAGSIKDLTIKIIDLSPHLPQEATFAIKNIDNNKLLINFICSNSEIKTPDKQNLLEKSLLKERASLLLEFLSKEVQMLELKHDIQSKVKLDLDQQQREYFLQQQMKTIQDELGGNPVEQEIEDLKDKAKHKKWGKEIAEHFDKEVAKLQRMNPMAGEYSVQLNYVQLLLDLPWNEYTADNFDLKHAKEILDEDHFGLEQVKERILEHLAVLKLKGDLKAPIICLYGPPGVGKTSLGKSIAKALGRNYARISLGGMHDEAEIRGHRKTYIGAMPGRIIQSIKKVKSSNPVIILDEIDKVGKDFHGDPSSALLEALDPEQNFAFHDNFVEVEFDLSKVLFITTANTISSINPALRDRMEMIEVSGYSLEEKVEIAKRHLLPNQIKEHGLEENQVVLNNKIIESIIQNYTRESGVRNLNQKIAKVVRSIAKKIAFDEKYSSKLALKDAEAILGVPRYTKELYQGNDLAGVVTGLAWTEVGGEILFVETSLSKGKGSLTITGNLGEVMKESAVLAMEYIKSHADSLSIKPEIFEKWNVHIHVPEGAIPKDGPSAGITMVTSLASAITQRKVRKNLAMTGEITLRGKVLPVGGIKEKILAAKRAGITEIILSDENKKDISEINAQYIKGLKFTYVDNIMEVLNHALLDEKVEKPILFE, from the coding sequence ATGAGCAAAAAATACAGCATACAAGTTTTAAACCAACTTATGAGCGACATTAACGATTCAGAGGTTAATTTTATTCCAATTCTAGCAGACGAGAGCGCTCCCGAAGTTAAATCGTCGGACATCCCTGATGTTATTCCTATTATGGCATTACGAAACACGACTCTTTTCCCTGGAGTTGTTATGCCTATTACAGTTGGACGCGAGAAATCCATCAACCTCATCAAAAGTCTTCCATCGAAAAAGAAGATTATTGGAGTTATTTCACAGATTGATGCAAAGGTGGAGGACCCTGAGCCTAGCGACTTGTACAAAATAGGAACAATAGCGCATGTACTTAAAGTTCTAGAACTCCCCGACGGCAACACTTCTGTTATTCTGCAGGGAATATCTAGGTTTGAGGCAATTGACTACCTTAACGACACACCTTTCTTCATGGCTCGGATTAATGTTTTATCTGACATTCTACCCGACGATAATGATAAAGAGTTTAAGGCGATTGCGGGATCCATAAAAGATTTAACAATCAAAATTATCGATCTTTCGCCACACCTTCCCCAAGAAGCAACCTTTGCCATTAAGAATATCGACAACAATAAACTATTAATAAACTTCATCTGCTCCAACAGCGAGATAAAAACTCCTGATAAGCAGAATCTGCTTGAAAAATCATTGCTAAAGGAAAGGGCTTCGCTCCTTCTGGAATTTCTCTCTAAGGAAGTTCAGATGTTGGAACTTAAACACGATATTCAATCAAAGGTTAAACTTGATTTAGACCAACAGCAACGCGAATACTTCCTGCAGCAACAGATGAAAACCATTCAGGATGAACTGGGTGGCAACCCCGTTGAACAGGAAATTGAGGATCTAAAGGATAAAGCCAAACACAAAAAATGGGGTAAAGAAATTGCGGAGCATTTCGACAAGGAAGTTGCAAAGCTACAGAGAATGAACCCTATGGCTGGAGAATACTCGGTTCAACTGAACTACGTTCAACTGCTGCTAGATTTGCCATGGAACGAATACACAGCCGATAACTTCGATTTAAAGCACGCAAAGGAGATTTTGGACGAAGATCACTTTGGGTTGGAACAGGTTAAGGAACGTATTCTCGAACACCTTGCAGTGCTCAAACTCAAAGGTGATTTGAAAGCCCCTATTATCTGCCTATATGGCCCTCCAGGCGTTGGAAAAACATCGCTTGGAAAATCTATAGCAAAAGCCTTAGGCCGGAATTATGCAAGGATATCGTTGGGTGGCATGCACGATGAAGCCGAAATTCGGGGTCATAGGAAAACATATATTGGTGCTATGCCCGGAAGAATTATTCAAAGCATCAAAAAGGTAAAATCGTCGAACCCAGTTATAATTCTTGACGAGATTGATAAAGTTGGAAAAGATTTTCATGGTGATCCCTCATCGGCGCTATTAGAAGCACTGGATCCTGAACAGAACTTTGCGTTCCATGATAACTTTGTTGAAGTAGAGTTCGATCTATCAAAAGTCCTATTCATTACCACGGCCAACACAATATCCTCTATAAACCCAGCATTGCGCGACCGTATGGAGATGATTGAAGTTAGTGGCTACAGCTTGGAGGAAAAAGTTGAAATTGCAAAACGTCACCTTCTTCCCAATCAAATCAAAGAGCACGGGCTGGAGGAAAATCAGGTTGTACTAAACAACAAAATTATTGAATCAATTATACAGAACTACACCCGCGAAAGTGGCGTTAGAAACTTAAATCAAAAAATTGCAAAAGTAGTTCGTAGCATTGCTAAGAAAATTGCTTTCGACGAAAAGTACAGTTCAAAGCTTGCCCTAAAGGATGCCGAGGCAATACTTGGAGTTCCTAGATACACAAAAGAACTATACCAAGGAAACGATTTGGCTGGAGTAGTTACTGGCTTGGCCTGGACCGAAGTTGGTGGCGAAATTCTTTTTGTGGAAACTAGCCTCAGCAAGGGAAAAGGAAGTTTAACTATCACAGGAAACTTGGGTGAAGTAATGAAGGAATCGGCTGTACTGGCAATGGAGTATATCAAATCGCACGCCGATTCCCTAAGCATTAAGCCTGAAATATTTGAAAAGTGGAATGTTCACATCCATGTTCCCGAAGGGGCAATCCCCAAAGACGGCCCATCTGCAGGTATTACAATGGTAACATCTTTGGCGTCGGCCATTACTCAACGTAAAGTTCGGAAGAATTTGGCCATGACTGGAGAAATCACCCTTAGAGGAAAAGTTCTTCCGGTTGGAGGTATCAAGGAAAAAATACTTGCAGCCAAACGCGCGGGTATCACTGAAATAATACTATCCGATGAGAACAAAAAGGATATCTCCGAAATAAACGCACAATACATAAAAGGACTCAAGTTTACCTACGTTGACAACATTATGGAAGTGCTAAACCACGCTTTGCTTGACGAAAAAGTTGAAAAACCAATATTATTTGAATAA
- a CDS encoding ABC transporter permease: MKQIYLILQREFITRVRKKSFIIMTLLTPILFAALMVLPSYFASLEDTDTKSIAIIDNSGKYGNVIPQTDYIKFNYITDTPIEKVKNSLEESGYYALLSIENSSDSIAPKLTIYSLKQPSIDVISHIENSMEKEIETRKLKSYNIENLDKILDDVKTDVKLRSIKVTKDGEEKESNTLITMGIAYILSFLMYMMVLLMGNQIMQGVIEEKNNRVVEVIISSVKPINLMLGKIFGLASVSLLQIFVWIVLTFGLASIGINLVTEKSQKANIEQMQASQKIMADQGINQANIPSTTDEDQGDNFLTALQNQNFTLIIGGFIFYFLAGFLLYAALYAAVGSAVENITDTQQLVMPITLPLILSIIVMISGIKSPDGPLAFWFSIIPFTSPVVMLTRLPFGVPTWQIALSASLLVVTFIVVTIFAAKIYRVGILMYGKKYTWAEMWKWMRYKN, from the coding sequence ATGAAACAGATATATTTAATACTCCAACGCGAGTTTATCACAAGGGTTAGAAAAAAATCATTCATCATAATGACCCTTCTAACTCCAATCCTATTTGCTGCATTAATGGTACTACCCTCCTATTTTGCATCGTTAGAGGATACCGATACAAAAAGCATAGCAATAATTGACAACTCAGGCAAGTATGGCAACGTCATTCCACAAACCGACTACATAAAGTTCAACTATATTACTGATACTCCTATCGAGAAAGTTAAAAACTCTCTGGAGGAATCGGGCTACTACGCTTTACTATCTATCGAAAATTCTTCGGATAGCATTGCGCCTAAGCTTACCATCTACTCACTAAAACAACCATCCATAGATGTTATCTCGCACATCGAAAACTCGATGGAAAAAGAGATTGAAACCCGCAAGTTAAAATCCTACAATATCGAGAACCTAGATAAAATTCTGGATGACGTTAAAACGGATGTAAAACTCCGCTCTATAAAAGTTACCAAGGATGGTGAGGAAAAAGAAAGCAATACTTTAATCACAATGGGAATTGCCTATATTCTTAGCTTTTTAATGTATATGATGGTGCTGCTAATGGGGAACCAAATTATGCAAGGCGTTATTGAGGAAAAAAACAACAGAGTTGTGGAGGTTATCATTTCTTCTGTAAAACCGATCAATTTAATGTTAGGGAAAATATTTGGGTTAGCATCGGTTAGCCTTCTCCAAATTTTTGTTTGGATTGTCTTAACATTTGGGTTAGCTTCAATAGGAATTAATTTAGTTACAGAGAAGAGCCAGAAGGCAAACATTGAACAAATGCAGGCATCTCAAAAAATCATGGCAGATCAAGGAATTAATCAAGCAAATATTCCTTCTACTACCGATGAGGATCAAGGCGACAATTTCTTGACCGCTCTACAAAATCAAAACTTCACATTAATAATTGGTGGTTTTATTTTTTACTTTCTTGCAGGATTCCTCCTCTACGCAGCGCTTTACGCTGCTGTAGGATCAGCAGTGGAGAATATAACGGATACCCAGCAACTGGTAATGCCAATTACACTTCCGCTTATTCTTTCCATTATTGTTATGATCAGCGGCATTAAATCGCCCGACGGCCCACTAGCATTCTGGTTCTCAATTATACCTTTCACATCACCAGTGGTAATGCTCACACGCTTACCGTTTGGAGTACCAACATGGCAAATAGCCCTATCGGCATCACTCCTAGTGGTAACCTTTATAGTAGTAACAATCTTTGCAGCAAAAATTTACCGCGTGGGTATTCTGATGTACGGTAAAAAGTACACCTGGGCCGAAATGTGGAAATGGATGAGATATAAAAATTAA